DNA sequence from the Prinia subflava isolate CZ2003 ecotype Zambia chromosome 25, Cam_Psub_1.2, whole genome shotgun sequence genome:
GGTTACTAATCCAGAATTACTGTGTATAGCTTCCAGACCCCAAAATCTGCTCAGTTCTGCTGTTGAGGGTCATAAAAGCTGATAAATGGCCATTTGATCAGACTAACAAAGCTGAATATTTCAGAACCTCAATCAGAAAACATTTATCCTTCTCAACACTCTATTGGATTTACAAGACACTACTCTTTTGAAGTCAGGTATTTTAGGTACTACTGATCTGCTCCTATTCCAGAGTCAGGGCACACAATCAGCTGAGGAATTAGCAATAATTTATCCTGAGGTATAGGTACAGCTGGCATGAACACAACTGTATTCTACAGCACATTcaataaaacagagaaatggCTCAAACAAGCGAGTTTGTCAGCATGCAAAGAAAATTCTTAACAGGATTTGGGAACTCAGCACATCGTTTGCCACTGTAATACAGGCAATGCTTTCCATTCCATCAGCTGAGCCATCCTGGAGAACTTCACCATAAAATTCTAAActagtattaaaaataaaataatattggaAAGTGCACAGAAGTATTATTTAACTAAGGCACTGAAAACTTTAGAACTGGACTAATCCTTTAGATTGCagtaaacaaaacatttctgaatgCACACTGTCAGACACCTTTCTAAACTCACATCCAGTGAATAAAATGTAGTTATTGCTTATACACAAAGGTTTTTCAGTGTGGCATGATTCAAGTCAGTGAGAAGTTAAATCTGCTTCATAAGGGTAATAACATGTTCATTAACAATGCAAGGTGTTTGATTTATTGTATTATCATTTCAGCTCTACACtacatagaaaaaataaatctttcatgAGACAGCCAAAGTAATTCATTTCCATATCAGCACCACCAAGGATCTTCCACCTACAAGGAATAAGAATAAGAGTGAAACAAATGCATAATTCATGTTGACTGtgctaaaatatatttgaaagtTTTGGAGACTTGCTTTTATGTAGACAATAGAACACAATTTCTCTCTACTTCAATATCATTAGGACAGATTCAAGTGCAATTTTCTTTTGGAAGTATCAGCAATACTGCTGCAATCCCATTAATACAGCTTCAGAAATACTGAAGAGTCTCCCTACTATTAATTATTAGACCAAAACATAATCTATCTGGCAATTAATTCACACAGAAGACAGTGACCATGCCAGTTCTACAGAAGTCACTCCTCCCTGTTAACAATTAGAAGTTTTATAGGTGTGAAATATAATGAGAACTATAATGAGTTATAATGAAAAACTTCAGTACTTACTAAGGCTTGACACTGTAGTACTCTTCTGGTGTCACAATTTTTAATCCCCCAAAGTAGTCCAGGACCCAAATATTGGTGATGTTGAATTTGGCAAAGAACCAATTATGATCCTTGGGCCAGCTTTCCATTTCAGGGTGACGAGTGAATAACGCTTTTTTTGCCAAGTCTGCTTCTGAATCATTcacctattaaaaaaaccaggaaaCTATTACAATAAGATAGGCATGTAAAGATGAGTTTTAGCTAAAAAACCACTGCTGACTGGAGTGTGCTTTTTATAGTTCAGCCATGTCCTGTCCCAAGGGGCTCATTACTGTGGCTGAGTCTGCTCATCTTCAGTGTGGTGTGAACTGTGTGAGACAGAAAACACTTCCAAATAATGGGTTTTAACATTGAATCAGAAGGCTGCTTCTAAAGTTAGCATGGGCAAGAAAGTACTTCATCAACAGAAGAATAAATCTTTAAACAAATCACAAAACAGAGAAGTATGGATTCTAggtgaattattattattattatgaggTGTCTTAGGTGTAATTTTACCTGCTCTGCACCTGCTCACTCAAACTGACAGAAACAGATCCAACTGTGCTCAGACAtttgcaaacacacacagacaaataGGATGGCATAACAGAATCCCCAGAGAAGGGAAGCTGAGAAGTGTGACAGCATTTAATATACAATGTGCATGTTTAAAGGGTTAAATCAACAATTTGGAGCTCTGGGTAAGGTACAAGAACCACTACCTAAGTAAAAACAACTCCATTATTAATGAGAAACTCAGGAAAGCGACAACAAGATTGCTGAGTGCAGTGTAGAAATATCAGAGCTGTGAAAACACCAAATAAGAACTGAGACTATCCAGTAAGAAGTTCTCATCCTCCATCATTATCCCCAATAATGGGATTAGGATCTTCAATGAATAACACACTCGATTTCTCCTATGAGACACCAAAGTAGTGGTGCACAAAagagcactgccctggcagcagcgcCACCAGATCACACAATGCACACTTTTTGTCTATAATACCTGCAACTTTGTAGCTCAGGTTAGTATTGACTTCAACAGAGTTTCAGAAGCAGGCATGCCACACTGCTTGAACCAAAGAATTTAACTGAGCAAGAGAGGTGTGAATGCAATGTGAAGGTTTTTTCAAATCATGGCCTCAGACTTCTTAGTTTCAGAACATATTGATATGAACGAGGGAGGTTTCCTGCATTACTGTCCCCCCAAGCTCCTTGCTAAAGGCATGCCAACAAAGCTCCTGCAGAAAATCAAGTTGTAACTTCATTCTCCTCTCACAAACTGTGAGCTGGCCTTTGGGTATCACAGCACAGAACACGTCAACCTATGCGTTTGCACAGAATTTCTCAcctttctcctctgcctcctctaaaaaaatctgtatttgatGCACACAGCCTTGCCCAGTGTCAGCTTTCAGCTGCTTACCTTTACAATGCTCCCAACGAAGATGATGTGGGCACAGAGGGGGTTCTGGGGATCGTATTTGTGCTTCCTGCAGTAAGGAGTCTGTGCCAAAGACACGGTCAAGGAGGCATTTGAATTGACCTGAAATGCAAGAAGTAAGAGAAGAGGTTTATGCTGACTTTTCTTATGTGAAAAGAATGTCATACCCACCACGTTTTCAGCTCTTGGTACTTTATGCAGCTCAGTAATAATTGCAAAAAGAACAGAGCTGTCTTTTCCTAACTACATCTGAAAGGCTCCTTGGGCGAGCTCTGGATCTGAAATAAAGCCAGAGGTGTGCTGAAGCTTGTTAACATAAGGTGCAAACATCATAGAACAACACTCCTTAAAACTCTGAATTCAGCCTGTTTCACATGCAAATGATGATATATTACAATTTACAGACACAGAGGACAGTACAGAAGACAAGGACACACAGTGAACTTCATCAGGTTAATTCTAGTGAAAGGACAAAGTGTCACTGAGAAGGCAACCAACTAAGCTTCACAACTGTTGGTAAAATTATtcacaacaaaaacaaatatCTCTTCAAAACAGCCTCCTGGCTCCCCCAAATGGCTCTTTTGGCTTTTAAAGTGAATTTCAGAAGTtaggttttaaaaaattcataGTATTCAAGCGAAACACCTAACCTGAAGAATTAAAGAACCCATCTCTGATTGTTTTTCTAAAACTAATTTGGTGACCATGGTTTGAAAAGCATTGGTGCCAAACAGGACTGCAGAATGTCACGTACTGAGGGTCACTATTTCCCAGCAAGGGAAGTTCCCCTGCTTTGAGAAGTTTCATTAGAAGGGCTCAGTCCAAGAGAAACCCTCCAAAGCCTCCTGAACACTACGGAGAGCACCGGTGACCTCATGAGACAGAAGCAACCCCTTGAGAGATAGGAAGTTGCTGAACTCCCAAAAAGCTGACTCATGATTATTCAGCACCTTCTCCCTCGCCTGTGACTATCACGTGTCAGGAGTTTCTGCCCTGAAGAAGCAAAATAAGGACCTGTTGAGGAGCTTTCTGAGGGAAATACTCATTACCAGTTTATACCCTGGGGTTTATGTCATTCTGAAAGCAAACAGCGGTATCTGGGATGTTAAGAAAGGTATCAGGCACAATAAATTAGTCTCTCTACAGTACTTAGACACATAATTAAACTCTTTTAAGGTAAACTAAAACCTGACAGGGAACAAGCAAAAAATGATAAAACAGCCAGAAAAATTACCattattttgtgatttgtgtttaCTAATATTGCAACAGTTActaaatcaaacaaacaaatctaatAAAGGAGGCATACAGCTGCTATTTCATGAAGTTTTTAGCAAACTCTTGGCCACAAAAGATCTGGGACAAGGCAAATTACACACTCAGAGTCTTCGCATGCCAACTCTGCCTTTCCATCCGTGCTTCCCTTTACGGTAAGCTCCAGAGACTGAATAACTTCCTCCAGCCTGCTCTCTTAGAATTCTCTTTGCTTAGGTCCCACACTGACAAGTTCCAGTCCTTCTGACTTTTTTTTGAGTGACGTTTTCTGTGTTCAGGTATTAAATGACACCTCATTTCTTTGCTCAGAGCTTCTGGAAGCTGCAGACACTTCCTCTGTCTGGtgctgtccttttttttttctcaagaccACTATTAGCAGGAACTTCTCAGGAGACGTCCTGTCTGTCACCACAGACAGCACTGCCCGTGCTTAGCTGCTCAAGGGCTGGTAATTGTCCCCAAGGCTGACAAACAGGGTGGAATCCATGGAACAGCcataaaataaagcacagatgaggaagaattttacgctgagggtggcagggcactggcacagctgcccagggagatcGTGGAGTTTCCCTCTCTGGAGAACCCTACCTGGACAtgctcctgtgtcacctgccGAGGAGATCCTGCCCTGCTTGGGCCGAGTGATccccagaggtcccttccagccccagcaATGCCGTGGCTCTGCGAACCAGCGCTGTCACACTCTACCTTTGCCATCACCCCTCGCTGGTGAGCGCAGGCCTGAGCAACCCGGGTGCTTCTCTGAGAGCCCTTCGTGCGGTCACCGCCCTCCCCGCTCACCTCCAGGTCCTGCACGGAGATCTCCATGTCGGTCAGGTACAGGTAGGGGACGCCGCTGCCGCCGCAGGGCCCGGGCGGGCCGTCGCTGAGGGAGAAGATGTTGGCGAAGGGGTGGCCGCGCAGCCCCTCCTGCGCCGACAGCGTGGCCAGCGCGCCCCAGTCGCAGTTGTGCAGGACGTAGCGCGCCATGCGCGCCGCCTCCTCGGGCGGCGGGATGGCCGCGACGGCCGCCAGCAGCAACCCGGATGCGGcgcacaggagcagcagccgcGCCATGGCTCCCCGGCCAGCGGAGGACACGGACATCGCTGTCCGCACAGCCGCGGAGCGGGACATCCCAGCACACACGGTACCAGCGTCcggctgccggggctgcccgcACCGCCCCCGCACCGCCCCCGCATCGCGCCGGGAGGGGTGGGCCCGCCCCGCCTCACCaatgggagcaatgggagcAATGCGAGGTCCGCGCTCCTCAGCCAATGAGAGCCGCTGGGGGCGGGACAATGCGCACAGCCATTGTAAACAACCTCGAGCGCGCCGCCCGTGAGGGGGCGGAGTCACCCGCAGCCGAGGGGGCCCTGCGCTGTGGCACCGAATTGATGGAAAAGACCCCAAAAATCGCCGAGTCCGCGCTGTGATCCAACACCGCCGAGTGACCCGGGCCATGGCTCCGAGTGACACAGCCAGCCTTTCCCTGAACACCTCCCGGGACGGTGACTCCAGCGCCTCCAATCAGCAGCCCGTTCCAATGTCTAATCAGcctttctgtgaggaaattattcctgatgtccaacctgaacctcccctggcacagcttgaggtcATTTCCTttcatccctgggagcagaggccaaaccccacctggctgccccctcctttCAGGAGGTTGTAGGAGCAGTACGGTCCCCCCGGGCCTccctttctccagactaaacatCCCAGTGGCTTCCCCCAATACTTCAgacccttcccttctccagactcgctccagcacctcagggTCTTTCTGGAAGTGAGGGGCCAGAACCGGACACAGCATTCGAGGTGTGCcgagcacacagggacagtcactgctcctgctggccacaacattcctgctcctggccaGGGTGCCATTGTTGACCTTGCCGGACCTCACCGCGCTGGCCCGGGCCCACAGGATTCCCTGACAGCCCCGTTTccctggagcaccaggagcgGCTCCCCGCGCCCGGCGGGCAAAGGGAACGTGGTGGCAGCGCTCCCGCTGGCCTGCGGGGGGCGCTGGCGGGACGCGGCTCTGGCCGGTGTTCCCGCCGTGTCCCGGCGATGTCCCGGCGGCTCCCGCCTGTGCCGAGCCCGTCCCCTCCTCCGGCACCCCCCGGCCCGGAGCCGGCCCGTTCTGCGAGGTTCGAGTGACGCAGGATAGGCCATGGCGCGGTGCCCGGCCGCAGCCGTGCCCTGGCATCGCCCCTGCTTTGTGCGCCTGAGGAGGTCTGTCAcatcctggaagtgtccaaaaaCCGCGTGGATATGGCATTTGAGGACATGCTTTAATGGTGAGCAGGGGGTGCTGGGTTAGCAGGTGGACTCGGTGATCCTAAAGTCCTTTCCCAACCATAATGATTCTGTCATTCTGCAATCCAAGGTGGCACCACTATCCCTGCCCACTGCTAGATCAGTCTCAAAGGCTGGTTCTGTGTCACCACAAGAGTTTGGGACCCAGCCTTCCCTTGGGTCAGCCTTTTCCTTTAGCAGCAGGGACTATCTGTTTTGGGCCACAAAGCCCCCAGAATGATTTGCCACTAGGTAGAGCTCAGGTGTTACCTCTTGCACACTGCAGGGCGTGTGTCAGAGCCCTTGCCTCTACAAGTCTCGGTTTTCTTAGTTGAACACCATTCCACCTTCCACCGAAGATTTGTAAAGAGATGCTTTAAACTGGGGTAATACTGAGACTTGGTTCAACTTCTCCTAAAAGATGGTGGATTTTCATATTTCCACCTGGATCCAAGTATATCCACAGTATGTAAACAGCCACATAGCACTGAGGAAGCCAAATTAACTTGCCCAGTGACCACCATCTGCCCCAGgtgccccacagctcccacagttTATAGTGGGCCAGGTGGATGATCCCGTTGGGCTGAACTCAGCAAGGAAAACACACTACCTGTCCATCCCCTACTATTTATCTGCTGTCCTGTACAGGCAGAAcaaattcatttttccttcagtaTTCTCCTTGCCTGCAGAGCTTGGGCAGAGATCCCTGACCCCTCTCCAGGACTCATGGAGCCTTCTCCTGTTGCCTTCTCCTGGAGATGCTCAGGAAAACCTAAAatttttgtaggaaaaaaaaaaagaaaaaagaaaaaaaaagatgctctAAACCCCTGATATGCAGCCACTAGGCTCTCTCACTTCCTCAGTTAGATctcagagaaaggagaaggattCTCTCTGTTGTGCTGCAATATTGTCTAGGGGCTCTCAGCATCCTTGCATAACAGGGTCAAGAGAGTATTGCTAGGCACTGCTAGTTCTCCTTTTCAACTCATGTGCTTCACTGCATTTAAAAACCAGTAAATAGACAGTAACCTCTCACCATAAATGGAGCCAAGTTTACTTCCTCCAAGGCTGAGTTCATGGAACAATCCTAATTTCAGTGTGTTTTATATGTGATGGGCTTCAGGCTGTGTCCCCCGAGTAGGTGTATTTTAGTCAGAAGGTGGGCAAGGTCTCCATCCTGGCTTGTGTCATGTTTTGTCTGCTCTCTTCAGAGCTGGTTTTCCCTGAGCCAGCTCTCTGTGTAGACAGCCTGGTTGCTGGATGGGCTGGGCACGGTTTCTCCTCAGACACAGCCTAGCTGTGCTCTGGTCCAGGCTTCCTGTCTGGCTCATGCAGTCTGTCCCTGAACAGAAACCTTTCTGTGTCCAGACAACACTCGGGGGCTGTGCAGTCTCGCTGTGTGCAGCGCTTGGTTCCCGAGCCAGGCCCGCTCTCCGCATCCCAATGACAGCCAGGGTGATTAAAGTCACTTGCCGGGGTGATTAAAGTCACTTGCCGCTGCCTTTGACAGAAGACACTGACCTGTGAGTCAGCTCtggcaaaagctgaagtgctcgGGGCTTTGAAGTGCCAATGCTTGGTGCCACATGAAACCCACCATGCAAATTGTTTCTAAAAATGTTGGTTAGATTCTCTCCTTGGGAGAtatcagccctgctgctgctggaagtggCACACAACACAGACCTTTGCTGGGCAGAGAGGTGCTAAATAAGACATCAATTTCTTCTCACCCTCAAACTTCCTGAATTACCTTGGTTGGGAATTTAGCTTGTGACTCTTGTCTTGGTGTATTTTTAGGAGATAGGTGAAGTTATTACAGCACTGGCCTGGTGTTCAGCCAGAAATTTTGTTACTTCTTTAACAGCTACCACGCAGGCAGTGGCAAGGCAAACTTCCTCTGTGTTTAACCTGTTAAACACAGAGGAAACTTGCCTTAAACCTGTTTTGTTAGGGACCAGAAATGTTGTTCCATTTTCAATCAGAAAACCTTGTTCAGTCAGAGCTTGGGCTGCATGCTAAGGAGGCTGCTGGCGAGGGCCACGCTTGTGGCGCTGCTTTCCAGGACACTGAGAGATGGATAGTAGGACTGGCCTGAGAACAGTGTGATCAAAACCAGCACATACACCCAGAATTGTGTCAGCAGCCATGTTCTGActggttttgttggtttatATGAAGCTTGTTGTACTAGAACTAGTAACTATAGAGGAATTGTTCTGTCTGGAAGCAAGCTGTCAGTGCCTCATGCCAATAATATTTGTCCTACCACTCTATGGATACAATAGGATGCAGCCATGCCTCTTAACACCCCAGCTCAGTTTGTTCTCTGAAGTCAAGTAGATGAGCAGTGGTAAAAGAGCACGCCAAAGACATTtaggtgctgcaggaggtgacACCAGTTATCTGAACACCACCCACCAGCCCCTGGTGGGACCAGGATAATCCACCTCACTATGATCTCATTATTATGAGGTGAAATGCTTCCTGTGTCATACAGCATTTCTTAACTTTATTCTGCTTAGAGACAGGCTTTTGGCAATTAGGCAATTAGGAAGCCCTAATTAAGAAGCCTGGTTAGTCTGAACCACGATGTTAGCGCTCCGGCGCCAGCTGACAGTCAGGAACACATGAAATGATTCAATCTTTCAGTTAGGCTCCACCACCTAAATTTTTACGTGGCCACCATGAAAAACTCACATTCCAGTCCAGCTTAGCGAGAGCCACTTTATAGGCACATCCTTCCGTTTAATTCCCTTCAGTAAGGGGACTTTCCCAGTGACATCGGTTCCCAGGGGTGCAGAGAGGCTGGCACGCcgtccgtgtgtccgtgtggGTGCTGGCacatgtgtgtttgtgtgtttgtgtgtttgtgtgtctgtgctctCAGAAGTGCCTcgctgcagctgcaggacccGAGCACAGAAATGTCAATGGTACAAAGCGTTCCAGCTGAGTTCATTTCCTGCTGATAAGTCCCTGAAGAGGAGGGTGAGGCTCAGCATCCACGGCGTTGTTTTAGTGCTGAGGGGCACGGGCAGACAGCTCGGGGCACACTCAACAGAACTGTGGGTTCAAAGAGTGAGTTTCCTGTAGAAAAACGCTGCTCACGTTCGCTTCCTGTTGGCCTGCCAGTGTCAGACCTGGTGTGTAAAGCCAGCCCAAAACAGGATGTTGCCCCTTTGAGTTgatctctgaaatgcaaatgtTGTTTCTTCGGTGGTTACCTTATCCCCCCTCTTTTACTTTTTCAGTTGAGAATTGAGTTGTTTGAGTGGGAACTGGAAGGGTGAGACCCATTTTCAGGAGGTCAAAAGCCCAGTATGGTAACAGCTGCTGGCTAATGGTGTGAATTCTGGGAAATGATGCGGATAATAGCAGCCAAGGCCAGGCAGAGAGCTGGACAGAACAACCTCAGATACTGGCACTGACAGGTGAGCTGTCCTAAAACTGTCAGCAAATGTCttaacaaagcacagaattgcAATCTGTCTTGCAGGAACCCACAGCTCCCTCCACCCTTCACTCTCCCACCACCCTGACAAACATACCTTCCCAGATTTGGCAGCTAGGCAGACACACCCAAATGAGATAACTGCATGGACGCAAATACCAGAGACAAAGTTTCAGATGTCCTCTAAAGCTCTTTAACTAACTGGTTTTTGAATAAAGCGTAGCCGTGTCTCTGCATCTCCTTTTTGTCGCTCCCTCTGAGTACCCCACAGAGGCTCCATTATCCATCCTTCCTAGCCAAAATGCAGGGAGCCAGCAAACGTTGCCCACGGTGTTTCTGAGCATGGCAGAACCTCTTACACCACCTGTTTTGCAGGAGTGAAGGAATTCCTTGCACCTCTCCTCCACATGCTGCCTGTAGCAGGAGTGCCAGTCATTTCTTTGGAAGCAAAATATGTTGGCCTCACATGTCTTGAAAAGAATCAGACAGGAAACTGCAAAATCCAGGGGGCCACAATTGCAGCATTTTCTTAGTCAAATGAAATTTCCCCCCAGAGCCTGTTTTAATGGCACTAGTgatgactattttttttcctgcagagcagagcagatttTTTGGATGTAAGAACAAGCTAGTCTCATAGACACTGCTACATCCCAGATTTGTAAGCAGGGTTTTAGAGAGGGATGCAAAGAGTCACACTGGAAGATACCTCAAAATACTTGCAAGTGCACATCATGTAAAACACCCAGTTTCTCTGCAGAACCTCCATTAATAAGGTTTGTTTCAAAGTCCTTGCAGCTAAAGCATGTGGGTTGTTTGTTCAGATTTTCTActggttttcagtccagaaacAAGAAAGAGGAGAACAAATCCACACCTCCTGTTTTCCTGTCTGCAGAAAAACATACACTGTATTTCTGTGCATTCGCCCCTTGCTTCTTCAGGAAGGAAGATTTAGCATCGAAAAGTCTCAAAAGTACAGACAAAATGACAAAAGTACTTTGAGTACTGTGTGCCATGCCCAGAGCAATGGCATTTGGGAATCCAGCAGGCAGAAAGGATTTGCTTTGTGGCAAGATACTTGGAGGCAGAAATAAATGGAGTGAAGAATTGTGGTGGGGCAGCTGCAATGGCTTTTGCTTTAGTAGTATGGGTGAAGTGATACTGCCTCTGCCTAgcagtttccttttctgtacACCTAAGCAAATGGTTtcctctgcacagcagagcccctgaaagcagaaagaaaatactgaaacagtcccagagcagcaggaaacagTCATGGGAGGCGTGACTGTGACGGTGTGCTACATGGCAGATACCTTGAAAACAACACTTGTGACCCACGTCCAGTGAAATCCCTGAGCTGGAAATCCTCCTTCTGccccacagcaggaaaagcatgGGCAGTGGAAGAatcctgcccttcctgcctCAACCCTCTTCTCAGCTGAGTCTCTATTCCCTCTCCTAATATACCATTGTCAGGATTTGAAATCAAGAAATCAATAGGATTTCCAAACAAGTGGTagtttcattttcatatttaatttagattttattttcttatgtcTACAGTTGCAGCATCTTCTGGTTGCTTACAGTAGATAGGTTTCATCTAATCTAGTGTTTCAACAACAGGAGATTAATTAGTCCTCTTGCCCAATCTCCAGATTGCAGCAACTCAGCCTATCGTTCTTTTGGCTAAGGACAGAGTGACTATTGCATATTGAATCTAGGAGATAATTGGATCACAATTTGAATCTGCAGATTCCACGGGAGTCCTGCAGCAACAGTTAACTCCACTGGAAGAACCAGTGTCAGTAACAGGGAGCTGGGATAGCTTGATGCTCACATTTAAATCCATGCTGGAGCGTTTGCAGCCACGGCCAGCAGGGACTTGTGAAACACTGCAAAGGAGAAGTATGCATCCCTTCTAGAAAACATGCTTTAACTCTCTTCTGCCCCCAAGGTATCGTGCCAAAATGACGATAGGACGTTGTGTCACTCTGCAGCTGCACTCAAGGCAAGGAAGCCAGCAGAAGACAAAGGGAGCCtttccaaattcctctgcaCCACCCTGCTCTGGAGAGGTGGGGACTGAAATTCTTTGAGAAGGAGCATATGCAAACAGTTGCTAAAAGAGATGTCCGGTTTACAACACTGTGATCGGTGTGGAAAAGGAAACTGCAGCAAAAACATTCCGGAGGCTTGTTTTTCCCCATCCCAGTTTTTCTATCTTCATGGAAGCATCTCGCTTCCAGTGCACAAGTGTGTCCATCCCTGCAAGGGGAGAGGAGAACAACCTGCACCTTCTGACCTGGTGGTGTGAGACACAAATTCAAGGTGGAAGGAGCTGGTCCTGCTTTGCAGCTGGACAGTGACAACCTTGCATGGGGACCCCCTGCTAGTTCCCACGATTAAGCCCTCCAGGATCTCCCAGTAGATATTTGTCCTTCCTGGGAGTCCCAGCGCGCACCAGGACAACGCCTTAAATTGTGTTCAAGCCCAACAATCATCCTcgctctcctcctctcctgcctttctAAAGACAGTTCATTGCAGAGTGAAATCactgaaaagaaggaagaggaaggagagctgcagttaGAAGGAAAGGGATTCTCTCCTCACAAATAAACAGGCAAGAgaccctgcaggagaggggaagtGTGGACAGCGGAGAGATCGAAGCAGAGATACCAGGGCAGGAACTGCGAGCAGTGGAGAGAAATAGAGGCTAAAcggaggggtgggaggggagtAAAGATAAGGTGATAGCAAatgggaagggggagagagaaaGTGGGAGAGGAAATGCACATGCGGTGTCCTCAAGTTTGGGCGCGGAGGCAGAGCTTGTTGCATGTTGTCTGACGAGCCCAGCGCTCCGGGCAGGACAGTATCTGTTTAGATTTGTGGCTAAATTTAAACCCCGATTGCCTtgcctccccctcctctcccctcccttcctctcacCCACCCGCCCTTCTTCCTTGTTCGTCGTGCAGGGCCACTCGCTGGGCTCTGTCAGTCCGGGCTGAGCAGGAGCCGGGAGCTCCCACCCCTGCTCGGCGACACGGCTCTGCTCTGGCTCGGCTGAACTTTTCCCTCCGATAACAGGGAAAGGGGTGGGGAAGAAGGATTGCCCCGAGGACACCTCGCTCTTGCAGGACATGGAggtaaagaaaactttatttctaCTAAAAATTGCTTGTGACTGGCTCCGCGATCTGCTGTAGCTCCACCTTGCAAAGCAATTTCTCCCTGAAGGCAGCTTCAGAGTGTCTCTTTGCTGGGGTTCAGATAAAGGTCTCTTTGCCCCCACCCCAACTCCTGTCGTGCACCTCAGACGCTTTTACAGGTTTTAGTCCAGGTTTGGAAAGCAGGGGGGATGGTTTGGG
Encoded proteins:
- the CREG1 gene encoding protein CREG1 isoform X1, with protein sequence MARVTRRCWITARTRRFLGSFPSIRCHSAGPPRLRVTPPPHGRRARGCLQWLCALSRPQRLSLAEERGPRIAPIAPIGEAGRAHPSRRDAGAVRGRCGQPRQPDAGTVCAGMSRSAAVRTAMSVSSAGRGAMARLLLLCAASGLLLAAVAAIPPPEEAARMARYVLHNCDWGALATLSAQEGLRGHPFANIFSLSDGPPGPCGGSGVPYLYLTDMEISVQDLEVNSNASLTVSLAQTPYCRKHKYDPQNPLCAHIIFVGSIVKVNDSEADLAKKALFTRHPEMESWPKDHNWFFAKFNITNIWVLDYFGGLKIVTPEEYYSVKP
- the CREG1 gene encoding protein CREG1 isoform X2 translates to MARVTRRCWITARTRRFLGSFPSIRCHSAGPPRLRVTPPPHGRRARGCLQWLCALSRPQRLSLAEERGPRIAPIAPIGEAGRAHPSRRDAGAVRGRCGQPRQPDAGTVCAGMSRSAAVRTAMSVSSAGRGAMARLLLLCAASGLLLAAVAAIPPPEEAARMARYVLHNCDWGALATLSAQEGLRGHPFANIFSLSDGPPGPCGGSGVPYLYLTDMEISVQDLEVNSNASLTVSLAQTPYCRKHKYDPQNPLCAHIIFVGSIVKVNDSEADLAKKALFTRHPEMESWPKDHNWFFAKFNITNIWVLDYFGGLKIVTPEEYYSVKP